The Rhipicephalus sanguineus isolate Rsan-2018 chromosome 4, BIME_Rsan_1.4, whole genome shotgun sequence DNA window ctttaacagatGGTGCGCGAATGCGGTGACGTCACCTTCGGTATGCCTCATCATCTGTAGCAGGAGGTAGCACCGCGAGAGCGTGTCCTCCGCTATTATCTCGGGAATCGTGCGCAGCCGTAGCTGGTCATGGAAGGCCACAGTTAATGATACGAGGAATGCTTGAGTTGAGCTGAGTTCGGTTGTTTGTCGTTGAGGCATATattgtaatccagctgcagaacttgcCACCGCTTTGTGCCTACTTGAGCCTGGGATAtataaacagcgctctcgcagtttGTATTCAGATCAGTGAGCGGCGGGAGCCTTCCATCAAAGTGCAGCGCTGCTCCGCCAGAGGTATCTAAGATGACGTAGTTCAGGTGAGTTCGTTTTCACGCCCACACTTTAAGCGCGTTCGCGTGGACAGAGCAAGagaaacttttctttcgcgtatttttaAGCTCCTGCTGCATCAATGACGGAAAAAATATGAGATCATCGACAATAATGCCGCTCCATGTTAGCGAAAAACGTTTACctaattctaaaaccacttcagcttcagaaagtcaaataataataataattgatggggtttaacgttccaaaaccacaatatgattatgagagacgccgacgaGGAGGtctgtggaaatttcgaccacctggggttctttaacgtgcacctaaatcgaagtacacgggcctccaacattttcgcctccgtcgaaaatgcagccgccgctgccgcatcGTGCATAGGTATAGCATTTATTTGGCAAATGCGACAACTGAAAGCCGCATCGATAGTGACTGATGGCTAAGCCAGTGAAGAGTCAATCATTAGGCGAATAAAAGTCATAGACCATCCCTAGGCATGAATGTTGCCTCGCTGCAGATCGGTGGTCTCACTCTCCCTTTGGTGTTGTCATGAACTTGTGCGCCATCTGGTCAATCGCATGCAAACGTTCGGCATTTAAACATTCGCTtcccaaaaaaacaaaaaaaaaagcacgtacACGCCCTCGAAGATGACTTAATTTATGTTCCACTTTTCCGTCACGGCACACTGGCCCCAGTGGGGTCGCATAATGAGGCAAGGAATGCTCTCGCACTACAATGTAAATTATTTAGATTCTCTTTTCTAGATCACTGCAGTGCATTCCTCGACAGCTCGGCCCTGTTCATCAGATAGTCTTCAAGGTCTGAAATTGTCAGCTGGGCCTCCCACAGATAACGCTTGGTCCCGTGACACGCGGGATCAAACGGCTGCGCCCACACTCTCACACCATACGGTACAGGGCGTTGGTTGCAGAGCGGAAGGTACAGCTGTTTTGGTAGCTTGCTGGGCACGTGGAGTGAAAGTGCGTACTGCCATGGAACGTGCCTGTCTTCAAGGGGCCATGAGGGGGTCACCCAGCAATTTGCGCTTTTGAGCGGAAAATAGACGTAGAGGGTCGAGTGTGCCTATACGCATGTAAAAATGGGCAGTAAAAGTGTAGttcagtgcaaaatgagccctagagGTCGCCGGCTATAAACTCCACCCACCGTCGGCAAGCGCATGTGTTGCATGGAGcgaagccgtcgtcttctactcAAGTTTCAGCCGTTGGACATTATTCAGTTTCAAGAAAAAGCTGAACAAAGCTTGAAAAGCTCGATTGTACGCGCATGTGACAACGGAACGAAACCGTTCGCCAGAATGCAGGCGCTAGCACAGCAAGTAGCCTGTTACGTCAAGGCTCGCTAGTGCGCCAGTGTTGACCGACTTTCAGACCACACGCGTGTTGATAAAGAcgttcaattataaattaagtgctcgacgaAATGCGCTGGAATTTCACCAGAtcatttgtgaacgcacaagaatTAACCCACAATACACAGATTATGATTAAAAGTCGGGTATCGTGGCCCCTTTAAGCTTATCGAACAACGCAGTCTTTTCTCTCGTGAGCTTGGCGTTCAGAGGTGGGTAAGTCCTCCCACCCAGTTTGTAGTTTACTTGATGACCGATACCGAGGTAGGTTCCTCGTAAGTCATGAAGATTACGTTCGGCCCCTGCTCGGCTCATGTTGGTCGTCATGAGGAAACGCGGACGTCCCATGGATTAcggccgaggtagacgtacttaCCTTCTTGCGTCCGGATGCTTTCGTATGGGTCAAGCCATATGGTCGTGCACCTTGTGGTATAGCACGCGAAATGGGATTTCGGGCTATTTACCCGCCAGAGATCCGTGTCCAGGTTCCCTGGCAATACGTAAATCATGAAGTGTTTCAGGCAGTTTAGGAATATCCAATGCTGGGTTCGACATACGACAGATATTCGTAATTTACCTCCGGTGGTCAGTCAGCTAACCAGTGTGTCAGTCGATTTGTGAACAGTTCAGTCAGTCTATTTAtgaccaaccgaccgaccgaccgaacgACTGATTGTACTTTTGAAACTGTGATCGACAGTTCCATCGGTGCGTTCCCTGTATGTACTTTTTGCTCAGAGATTGTGTTACTTCTCTAATTAAAACTGCCGTTGTTTCTCGCCAGTAAAAAAACACTTCCCAAAATACACTAACCAACCTTGATCTGTGATAGCGCTTTTCTGTTTTGCCCATTGTTTAGCCATTTGTACTGAGACACTTTCACGAAGATATATACGTGACCATTAAGTTCCTTCACTCATCCCCTCCTTTTCAAATGTATTCCTACAGTCTTCCTTTCATGAGGTGTATCTCCACGCTGTACTACTTTTCATTTATGTATGTATATGCGTTTTACACTCATCCCTTTTGTTCACTCCGCACCCATTTGCTATCAATCTTATAAGGAATGCAGCTGGAGCCACCTGCACATGCGAAAAGGAAACTAATTTATCCCGAAAATCTCTGGTTTTCATTGTCTACATAGGTATCGGTCATCATGTAACCTGAACGCACTTGTTCATTCAAGGAAACCACATTGCACAGCAAtatccccccccgccccccattaCATGTTGAAACTGAAGTAGGCTCTCTGAGCACAATACTGTAGCAGCTATTGCTGTGCTTCTTTTTACTTCCCTCTGAATACCTTGTTGCCCTATTGGCCGAATATTGGCTGCCTAAGCGAGCATATTGAAGTACAAGGATTTTGAACAAAGCAGGTGGCCGTTTATTAGGTATGCTGCATGCGTGTCATCGCTTCAGCTCGGATGTCCTTCCGGAGGTCCATGAAGGGAGACGCCTTCTCCGCCTCCAGAATTCTATGCTCCATCTTGTGAAGAAGGTCGGTCGTGAAGTAATCCTTCCAGGTTCCAACGTTACCAACTCTCACGTACGCGTACTTGTTCTCGTCTCCTCCGTGACCTTCAACACAAGTGGCTTTCTCGCGCGAGAACACCTCGCTCCACTGGGAGTTGCGTCTGCCACTCAAATCAAGCCCCACCACATTGCGCATGTATACGGGCTGCGACCTATCCAGCACTTTTTGGAGCAACGCTTCGTCTTTCTCCAGAGCACGGCCGTACTGTTCTCCCAAGATATACGCCAATCTCAGCGCCACTTGTCGGGTGTTCTTCTTGAGTTCCTCGTAAGTCAAGAAGAGTACGTTCGGTTGTTCCCTGAGAGCGTAGCCCGGTGCTACGTGCTCGAAGTAGTCTCCATAGCCAAAATTGCCTCCTACAAATGCGTCGACAAAATCAAGGTAGACGTACTTGCCTTCTTGTGTCATCGTGGGCTTGTCGAACACCAAGTGCGTAACGAATGTCCTGAGGAGCAGAGACAAGCGAAAGTCCCTGTTGTCCATGTACTCTAGAAAACGCCATTCTTTAGCAAATTCTTGGTTGGTCGTCATCGGTTGTCCGTCTCAGAGAATCAAATGTGTGATGTCCGTACATCAGCCAATGCGTCCCACCCTTCGGAAACGTTATTTGCACGAGGTCTCATTTCTTCGCCCTGAAATTTAGCCTTTCTCTTAGCGTGTCAGGATTCAGGCCGACGCATCACGGAACTCCATCTATTACTTGGTAGGCTGGCCTTCTTCCCTGCATCTTCGCCGGGTGCTTCTGCAAGCGGCAAAAGAACGTCAGCAATGCATTCACAATAGAATCTTCAGCCTAATTTAGAGTATATAATTTATTTCTGTTTCAGAGTTTTCGTTGTATCTTAAAGAGCCTCTCGGTAGACCATATTTCATGTTTCGGTGCaatgcagtaaaacctcggtgatacgatcacggctcgtgaTACGCCTATTGATACGCCTTGATACGCCTATTTAGCCCTGAGTACTTCCAAGCGTAGATGGCGATTGTAGGCGGTGGGCGCGTGAAActcttctgcttgttcgtttccccggtgagcatggctcatacccagtaCGGGGGAAAGGCCAAGAGCATAGGTTATAGGGGAGAATTAAATGGCAATGAGGTTTGCCTACAAGCGAATGAATAAAGACTTCCGATAATAAACAGGCAAGAAATCGAGTATTTATAGACAACTAATTTAACCTAAACATTTCTTAGAAGCTGCCATAAACACTTAACTGTCAGAGCAAGTATATTGTTGCTGTAGCCTAGGTAAACTGGCTGTATGTCTGTCTGTTTTGTTTTTAACACGGAAgagttttatgtcggggtccaccaagagatTCATGACGTATGTCcgtcgcggaaatacgtcagcaaaatgcccacaatcagatggcaaaggaaaaaaaaaacgtggttgatcgctccatcatgggaatcggtataacacgaaagtaaaacgtggctttacagaagtagttcaatgtttacagtacattgatataagagagcttgcacggACTGGTGTTTGAGAACAATAGCACCGTTTAACTTGGATGCGCCCACGTTGACGTTTGgtggcacatcttcatcccgacgactaaggtcCGTGATCTATGGTTAAACAAacatttgtggtagctgcagtggTTAACGGTGAGAGCCTagtcagagaaagcggtgtgacagccagaagatcGTCGCTGACAGGACGCAGAACTTACACATGTTAAAGGCTTATTGAACACCACGACGGGACTAGAGGCAAAGACAGCGCGTGTCATGTCTACCCTCTAGCCTAGCCgcgatttttttcggggagaGCGTAAGCGCGGAACGAGGTGTTGTTAGAGTGTACgggaatattctagtacactctagtgttACCGCCAGGcgcgcgtcggagagctatttttaatatggatcgATGCTATGAGTAGGCTGAGGCTTGGACTAAAGTCGCcagctcgcggtgtgttaaggcgttcacaaaattgcacttctattggtaacgcgccgaatgggacgcacgcctagcaacgacgcgttgcaggagctaatcgcggaggctaggGCCATAATGCATTACTTCAGTTCAcggctcccagacggcgacaccacaccgccgaccaagagcactgagagaggaaagtgCGAGATATAAAAAAGtcacgtttgtaaagcctccagagtatgcgaccgtggcgcagtggatagcgagcCCGGCGTCTATTGTCGCGAACAGGGAGATCGTGGGCTCGACTCCCGTTCATGGGACTtttctctttgccatctgatcgtgtgcatttcttTGACGTCCATTCACGATGCAAATACGGCTTGGtggactgtctgtggtttaactcgaacgtctctgcgctgagaatcaacgtacaaacaacctagcatcacgtagctaaagcctggaaacgacctagaagcaacctagaaacaacatgCATCCCCAtaagacctagaagcaaccagattagtcttcagaatcgtcaaTCTTCGCTGTTTCGATCAAGCCTTGCTCGGCTTAgtacaagcttcgccatttttttattattcctcTATTTGATACCTACAAGTTATAATCATGACTAATAATACTATTAAGCCAATAAGTAAATGGTGAGACACCCAACATTTGGCACATCCACCCTTTTGTGCACGTCTCATCTGATGCTCGCAGTACCTGAAAAGGTTTGCGCATTTCTTGCGGATGCTTTCATATGGGCTGACCGCGGGTCGTGAACCTGGTGGTACTGCCCGGAAAAAGCGATCTCGGGCAGCGGCGTGAGCCGCTACATTACCCGCCGGAGATTCGTGTCAAGGTGAGCAGGCAACATAAATCTTGAAGTGTTTCGTGCTGTTTTGGGATATCCAGTGCTTGTTTGGCGATACGACCCACATGGTAATTTATCTGCGTCGGTCGGTCGCTCGGTCAGTCGATTTGTGAATCACTGAGTCAGTCGATTTCTGACCGAACAACCGACTGACTGAATGACTGATTGTACTTTTCAAACTGCGATCTAATGTTTCACCTGGACGTGTCCAATTGTGTCCTGCTTATCTTGTGATTGTTTTACTTCCCTGGTTAATTAAAAGTGCCGTCGTGTCTCTCCAGTCGGAAAAACAACTTCTCACAATATACCGAGGCAGTTTGACCTGGCAATATGCCTTCCTGCTCTGCACTATGCCGATGCTTTTGCACTGAGGCACATCCACAAATTTACATGCGTCGCAATAAATTTCCTTCATAAAACAAGTATACTAATCGCTGATCGCACTGTACCGTTGTTTCTTCGCTCATAATTCTTGTAGTATATCTCTACACTGCAGTACGTCTCATTTATTTACCTTCATGCGTTTTAATATCATCACTTTTCTTCGGTACTCTTTACCCATGTGTCGGCCAATTTCATAAGGACGGCCGCTGGTGCCACCTGCTCAAATCACAATGACAGTAATGTTCCCTGAAAACATCTCTCTTTCTAATCGGTCATCAGGTAAGCCGGCTGCACTGTTTTGTTGAAGGAAACTATTCTTATGCTTCCATCATGCTATGGTTAAACTATAGAAGGCTCTGTGAGCACAATACCGTAGCAGCTATTGCTCTGCTTTTCTTTATCTTCCCTCTAGATACCTTATTGCCCTGTTGGCCGAATATATCCACCCACGCAAGCGTATTAAACAGAAAAAAGATCTTCTAAGCAGTAGGGTATGTGGCACTTTATTCGGTATCTTGCATGCGTTTCCTCGCTTCAAGTCGGATGTCCTTCCAGAGGTCCATGAAGGAAGATTGCTTCTCCGCCTCCAGAATCCTGCGCTCCATCTTTCGAAGCAGAGCGGGCGAGAAGTAATCCTTCCAGCTTCCAACTTTGCCGTTCCTTACGTACGAATACTTGTCCTTTTCTCCTTCGTGGCCTTCGATGCAGGTGATCCTCTCGCGCGAGAACACCTCGTTCCACTGGGGGTTGTCTCCGGCACTCAAATCCACGACCACCACGTTGCGCATGTATTCTGGCCTCGATCGCTCCAGCACTTTTTGGAGCAACGCTTCGTCTTTCTCCAGAGCACGGCCGTGCTCTTCTCCCAACAAATGCGCCAGCCTCAGCACCACCTCTCGGGTGTTCTCCTTGAGTTCCTCGTAAGTCAAGAAGAGCACGTTCGCTTCCTCCCGATGAGCGTAGCCCGCTGCCACGTGTTCGAAGTAGTCGCCGTAGCCGAAATTGCCACTTACAAATGTGTCGACAAAATCTTCGAACGTTGCGTCTTGAAATTTGAAATTGCTCCAGTTGATCATCATGAGGTAGAAGGACACGCAGACGTCCCACGGATTGCGGGCGAGGTAGACGTACTTACCTTCTTCGGTCATCGTACTCTTGTCTAACGCCAAGTGCGTAACGAATGTCCTCAGAGGCAGAGATGAGCTGTAGTCCTTGACGTCCATGTACTCGAGGAAGCGCCATTCTTTGGCAAATTCTTGGTAGTTCGTCATCGGTTGTCCGTCTCTGAGAATCAGTTGCGTGATGAACATCAGCCAATGCGTTCCGCTCTTTGGAAATGTTATTTGCACGAGGTCTCCTTCCTTTGCCTTGAAGTTCAGTGCTTCTCTTAATCTGTCGGGATTCAGTACAGTGCATCTCGGAACTCCATCTATTATTTGGCAGGCCGGCCTTCTCCTCTGCATCTTCGCCAAGTGCTCCTGTAAGCCGTAAAGTAACGTAAGCAACATATTCACAACGAAATCTTCATCTGTTTAAAAGTGTATCTTCCTAGTTGGCAAATTGAAGCGCACTAGatcgtaggaaaaaaaaaaacgaaactgaCGGGACAAGCGCTAAGTAACAATTGCGAACGTTTATTCGAAAAAATTGCGGTGGCTAGACAATACGTGTCTGGGCGTAATACCCTCAAAGAGCATCAACAAAAGCAGAGGCACAGGCGAAAAACCCCCgtcacaacataaaaaaacatggcaaaTATGTTCGCAAGGAAAAGCTAAGGAAATATGAACCATAAGGCAGCCGTTAACAGCGCAGAATCGGCCAGAAATTTATTAGACTAATAAAAATTAGAAAAGCAGCACTGGAAAGAACTAGCTTAACAGTGGCAACCGAAGAATCGCGCTTCTTTGTTTAAAAAGAAACAAGCCGCGCTTAAAGCACATTTACGGTTCGCAGTTTTCAACTAAGCCTACGTAAAATTCGCAATGCGTTCGGAAACGCTGCATTGGGAGAGTTGCGAGGTGGCAGAGCAATCTTATCGAAACCATTTCATAAATTAAAAAATACTAAGTTAATGGCGACGATTTCTGCCCATCTGCTAAAGAGAAATATGCAATCAAGTCAGTATTCTGAGTGCGCTGCAGTTAACTAATTAcctaatcagtctgttgaaaaacaGCTAATTAAGCAAAAGATGCAATGTTTGCTGAAGAAGTATTTTTGCTGCCAGATGCAATAAATATCTGCTAAGCCTATACAAACATTTGGGGAAGCGGTTCCCGTGAAGAACAGAAGTAAACTCTTGTGCTTGTTTGAAATACAACCCAGTACAACACGGTCTTTTTAGCGTAATGTCTGAGGAAGTGTTCCAAGCAAAATTAATTAGTACTCATCCGCGGCTTTCACTAATTGTGAACGAAAGAAGAGGATTTTTTTCAGAAAGGCTCGTTTAAGTGTCTGGCACAATCAAATTAATCGAACAGGCATACATAGGAAAAGCATAGAtgacgttaattgttgtctttaaccgTAGTGTACTAATTGGAACATTAATTGAAATGCACTGAAGTGGACGAAGAATCACCCTgaccgtcggtgggatctgatcccgcaaccttcaaattacgtgtccgatgctctacctatTGAGTTACTACAGAAGGTGCTCTCCTAtccacttcgttgggtatttctgtgcacgcagtacctgggagtgttagccagcgccgctcgtagacCATGCGGCGAGTGactctttttgccagagggcaTCACGTGATGTTTGCACGAGGTGGCAACAGGCGAATAAGCTCTCGTATGCTAACCTCAAGCATAAAGTCTGCCGTGGCGAGGGCTCCGCTATAAATGAACACAGAAAGggacttttaagtgcgaatgcactttataagcgaccctgaatccgccgtcccatagcaacggcgcgaggaaaggagaggagcgtctgtagcaacggcgcagcgacgtcacaccccacgtgactgcgcgcgctccgcctcctcaccgcggtttgcgcgggcgcgcgccggctccgcaccgctcttctaggtggcattgggtgcagtgcttcgccgctccttctctcgccgttcgctctctctcctccctgcgccccactctcccgtccgctggctgggcgcctctcgaaatgtgtgctcgagacgccgctgtgaaacgccaacggcgaccacaaggctgagattatggccgtcaggtacaatgacaacacaaacaggtgctgatgaatgtgtaaataaatggttacggtacaaatcctcgtctcgtcattaatttacgccattaaaattactgcgccgtgtactctcggcgcaagaaatgcattcgcatttcctcacgattcccttcggggaggtgggggcatttttttgagGGGCTCGTTTATATGCTTGACACAACGAAGTGAATCGAACAATTACGCCAGGGTAAGCATATATGactattattgttttctttaactgtagtgtactaataGGGACGTCATTTGAAGAGATGTGGACGAAAAAGTCCCGTTTTAGTCAGTGGGAtctgaacccgcaaccttcgaattacgcaaaGGGCCTCGCCACGACAGACTTAATTCCTCAGGTTAGCACTCGAGGGTTTATTAGTCCATAGAGatttctacaatatttactagaggaaacTGTGGCGCTGCAATagttcagccaccgtgggaatgatgagtagtacagTCGCGCTCACTATGACTTGCAACACCGGAGCGCATGGCCCCATGAGTTCAATGATAGCGCATGGGTTGGACTTGTTTTCATTTcggcaactaaatgatattttcttatttggaatcatgCCAGGGTGCTAGAACAacatttagttatggaaataagggctagtggaagcgaTGAGCAGTCTTTAAACTCATGAGGCCacgtgctcccgtgttgcaagtcatattgagcgcgactgtacatggaTTTGCCTCGTCTTTTGCTTGCGGCTTCGAAAGCGCTGTGGATTTGTGTAACGCTGTGTTTGGCGTTTGTTTCTGATAAAAAATAGCTCGTTGCCAACCTCGCGAGCGGACTCGGTTCGTTCAGACTAAAAGGGTCAGGGTGGTCAAGCGGCACTGCTGAAGtgttgcgacaaagcggctgcaggcggcTGCTACACTGGGTCGGTTCGAGGTTCCTGAAATGTTCGCGAGCTACTGCGCATTTCCAGTCTTTAGAAATGGTGCGCGAGAGGTGCATCACTGGTTTAcaactttaggggcgaagcaccttggggtctcgccttgtcggcgtgtcatgccGTCGTCACggttcatcataaacgggtatgcgccacaaaaattgggtaaatttcatattcgccaccggtccatactatgcatattatgagtttaAGGTttgtcgttactgcctaaaacattatgtttggcttagcagcggtgtcagaatccccgacgaaattcaccaaggcgctcaagttcattatctaaaaccagagacacaaacgtgcatctctaccaggggcgtaggcagaagcATTTTCGacggggggttcaaccgtactttatgtatgttcctgcgtttgtttgtatgtgtgt harbors:
- the LOC119390506 gene encoding 3-alpha-hydroxysteroid sulfotransferase, which encodes MSKDTTPLFLCYCATPVEDRSPLLSTELALSNKQQEHLAKMQRRRPACQIIDGVPRCTVLNPDRLREALNFKAKEGDLVQITFPKSGTHWLMFITQLILRDGQPMTNYQEFAKEWRFLEYMDVKDYSSSLPLRTFVTHLALDKSTMTEEGKYVYLARNPWDVCVSFYLMMINWSNFKFQDATFEDFVDTFVSGNFGYGDYFEHVAAGYAHREEANVLFLTYEELKENTREVVLRLAHLLGEEHGRALEKDEALLQKVLERSRPEYMRNVVVVDLSAGDNPQWNEVFSRERITCIEGHEGEKDKYSYVRNGKVGSWKDYFSPALLRKMERRILEAEKQSSFMDLWKDIRLEARKRMQDTE